The genomic interval TGCTGCAGGGACTGGCCGACACGCACCACGGCCTGGTCCTCGCCGGGTACGGCGTCGGACACGTGCCGGCCGCACTGGCGCCGGTGCTCGGCGAACTGGCGGCCCGGATGCCGGTCGTCCTGACCTCACGCACTGGTGCCGGCTCGGTGGTCCGCAACACGTACCACTCCCCCGGCTCGGAGACCGATCTGTTGCAGCGCGGTCTGATCGACGGCGGTTTCCTCGACCCCTACAAGGCGCGGGTGCTGCTTCGGTTGCTGCTGGCAACGGACGACGACATCACTGCGGCGTTCGCGCAGTACAGCTAACTGAGCGAGGCCGCCTTGGTCATCAGGTAGTCCCGCTCGGGCAGGCTCGTCGTACCGCGGGCCGCTGCACGGAAGTGTCCGGCGGCGGTCTCGTCGTCGCCGCGCATCTCGTAGAGGTGCCCGCGGGTGGCGTCCAGGCGGTAGTGCCCGGCCAGCTCGTCGTCCAGTGGCTCGAGGAGCTTCAGACCGGCGTCGGGGCCGTCCACCATGGCGGCCGCGATCGCCCGGTTGAGTTTCACCATCGGGTTGCCGGACAGATCCTCCAGGAGCCCGTACAGCGCGAGGATCTGCGGCCAGTCGGTGTCCTCGGCGCGGTCCACCTCGTCGTGCAGTGCGGCAATCGCGGCCTGGATCTGGTACTCGCCCAGTGGTGGCGTGTCGAACGCTTCGACCGCGAGCGCCACGCCTTCGGCGATGTGGTTGCGGTCCCACAGCGACCGGTCCTGCTCTGCCAGCGGGATGAGCTCTCCACCCTTGCCGGTCCGCGCCACGCGCCGGGCGTCGGTCAGCAGCATCAGGGCGAGCAGTCCGGCCACCTGCCCATCGTCGGACAGCTGAGCACGTACGGCGCGGGTCAGCCGGATCGCCTCGGTGGAGAGATCGCTGCGGTGCAGCTCCGGGCCGCTGGTACTCGTGTAGCCCTCGTTGAACATCAGGTACAGGACGTGCAACACGTTGCGCAGCCGCTCGGGGTCGGCGTCCAGCTCGAAGCTGGCGCCCTTCAACTTCTGCTTGGCCCGGCTGATCCGCTGCGCCATCGTTGCCTCAGGCACCAAGTACGCCGTGGCGATCTCGGCCGTCGTCAGACCGCCGACCGCCCGCAGGGTCAGCGCGATCGCCGAAGCCGGTGTGAGCACGGGATGGCAGCACAGGAACAGCAGCCGGAGGGTGTCGTCGTGTTCCTCGACGTCGGCGGCCGGCACCTCCCGCAGCGCGGCCCGCTCCTCGCGACGCCGCCGCGCCTGCTGCCGGCGCACCTCGTCGATCAGCCGCCGCGAGGCGGTCTGGATCAGCCAGGCCTTCGGCTTGTCCGGGCGGCCGTCCCGTGGCCAGGTGGTGGCTGCGGCGAGCAGCGCCTCCTGGACTGCGTCCTCGGCCGCAGCGAAGTCACCGGACCAGCGCACAACGGCCCCGAGGACCTGCGGCGTCAGTTCACGCAGCAGATCCTCGAGGCCGTCGCTCGGACCCTCAGGGTCAGAAGTCTTGGAGATCGGCATCCGACTCCATCACCCGGCGGACCTCGATCGGTTGCTCGAGCGGTACGCCGCCAGGTCCGGGTGCGGCGGACTGGTAGGCCGCGATCTCGTAGGCCCGCTCCTCCGACTCGACGTCCACCATCGTGTAGCCGGCCAGGACCTCCTTCGACTCGGCGTACGGACCGTCCGTCAGCACCGGCGCGGTCACGCTCGCGGCGCGGACCACCTTGGCGTGCGACGGCCAGGTCAGGCCCATCACCTCGACCAGCTCGCCGTTCTGCCGCAGTTCTTCGATGCCCTGGCCGAGGTGGTCCATGTGGGCCTTCATGTCGGCCTCGTCCCACTCCAGCATCGGCGTCTCGCAGTTCCCGCCGTCCATGTTCATCAGCAGCATGAACTTGGTCATGTCATCTCCTTCTCGTAGCGCCTTTACCCGGGAGACGGAGCCGCTGCCTGGTCCTCTACATCAGTCCAGCAGGGCGTCGACGAACTGCTCCGGATCGAACGGCGCCAGGTCGTCGGGTCCCTCGCCGAGGCCGACCAGCTTCACCGGTACGCCGAGCTCGCGCTGCACCGCGATCACGATGCCGCCCTTCGCCGTACCGTCCAGCTTGGTCAGGACCAGTCCGGTGACGTCGATGACCTCTGCGAACACGCGGGCCTGGGTGAGGCCGTTCTGACCGGTGGTGGCGTCGATGACCAGCAGCACCTCGTCGACCTCGGCCGACTTCTCGATGACGCGCTTCACCTTGCCGAGCTCGTCCATCAGACCGGTCTTGGTGTGCAGGCGGCCGGCGGTGTCGACCAGTACGACGTCCGCCTCCTCCGCAATGCCCTCCTTGACCGCGTCGAACGCGATGCTGGCCGGGTCGCCGCCCTCGGGTCCCCGCACGGTCCGGGCGCCGACGCGCTCGCCCCAGGTCTGCAGCTGGTCGGCGGCCGCCGCGCGGAAGGTGTCGGCGGCGCCGAGGACGACGCGCTTGTCCTCCGCGATCAGCACCCGGGCCAACCGGCCGACGGTCGTGGTCTTGCCGGTGCCGTTCACTCCGACCATCAGCATGACGGCGGGCCGGCCGTCCTTGCGGCTCGCCTTCAGCGACCGATCCATTGACGGGTCGACCAGCTGCACCAGCTCCTCGCGGAGGATCTCCCGGGCCTGTGCGGCGCCGACACCCTCCACGCGCATCCGCGTGCGCAGCTTCTCGACCAGCTCCTGCGTCGGCGCGACGCCGACGTCCGCGGTGATCAGCGTGGTCTCGATGTCCTCCCACGCCTCCTCGTCGAGCTTGTCCCGGGACAGCAGCGCGAGCAGACCCTTGCCCAGTGAGCCCTGGGAACGAGCCAGGCGGGCCCGCAGCCGAACCAGCCGGCCCTGCGCGGACTCCGGCTTCTCCAGGGTCGGGGTCGCAGCCTCCGGCAGCTCGGCGTCCTCCAGCGTCCGGGTCGGCGTGTCGCGGGGTTCCTCGGCGTCCTCACCGACCTTCGGCTCCGGCGCCTCCACCGCAGCGGGCTTGGCGGCCGGAGGCAGCTCGGAACGGCGCCGCCGGGCGACGACCAGTCCGGTGGTACCGACGACGAGGACGACCGCGATCGCCACGACGATCGTGATCAGGGCCTGGTCGGTGAGGAGCGAGACGAGCTGTGGGGTCAACACGATTCCCAATCTTGACAGACGCCCGGCCCGCCGCCCG from Kribbella sp. NBC_00709 carries:
- a CDS encoding RNA polymerase sigma factor, with the protein product MPISKTSDPEGPSDGLEDLLRELTPQVLGAVVRWSGDFAAAEDAVQEALLAAATTWPRDGRPDKPKAWLIQTASRRLIDEVRRQQARRRREERAALREVPAADVEEHDDTLRLLFLCCHPVLTPASAIALTLRAVGGLTTAEIATAYLVPEATMAQRISRAKQKLKGASFELDADPERLRNVLHVLYLMFNEGYTSTSGPELHRSDLSTEAIRLTRAVRAQLSDDGQVAGLLALMLLTDARRVARTGKGGELIPLAEQDRSLWDRNHIAEGVALAVEAFDTPPLGEYQIQAAIAALHDEVDRAEDTDWPQILALYGLLEDLSGNPMVKLNRAIAAAMVDGPDAGLKLLEPLDDELAGHYRLDATRGHLYEMRGDDETAAGHFRAAARGTTSLPERDYLMTKAASLS
- a CDS encoding YciI family protein; this translates as MTKFMLLMNMDGGNCETPMLEWDEADMKAHMDHLGQGIEELRQNGELVEVMGLTWPSHAKVVRAASVTAPVLTDGPYAESKEVLAGYTMVDVESEERAYEIAAYQSAAPGPGGVPLEQPIEVRRVMESDADLQDF
- the ftsY gene encoding signal recognition particle-docking protein FtsY; its protein translation is MLTPQLVSLLTDQALITIVVAIAVVLVVGTTGLVVARRRRSELPPAAKPAAVEAPEPKVGEDAEEPRDTPTRTLEDAELPEAATPTLEKPESAQGRLVRLRARLARSQGSLGKGLLALLSRDKLDEEAWEDIETTLITADVGVAPTQELVEKLRTRMRVEGVGAAQAREILREELVQLVDPSMDRSLKASRKDGRPAVMLMVGVNGTGKTTTVGRLARVLIAEDKRVVLGAADTFRAAAADQLQTWGERVGARTVRGPEGGDPASIAFDAVKEGIAEEADVVLVDTAGRLHTKTGLMDELGKVKRVIEKSAEVDEVLLVIDATTGQNGLTQARVFAEVIDVTGLVLTKLDGTAKGGIVIAVQRELGVPVKLVGLGEGPDDLAPFDPEQFVDALLD